The following is a genomic window from Camelus dromedarius isolate mCamDro1 chromosome Y, mCamDro1.pat, whole genome shotgun sequence.
CCTCGATCGTCCCCGACATTCCAGCTGGCCTGCGTGTGCTGGGTGCAGGCTTGTCACCGCGGGCGGAGTCGGGATGTGCTCTGCCCCCGTGGACCCATGCCTCCTCTGAGTAGGGGACGCCCCAGGGGTGCTGACAGGAAGCCCCGGGCCTCTGAGCCGCCCTCTGCGGTGAGAGGAGTCTGTCTGTATGGCTAAGTCTGCAGCTCCGGGGGACTCACAGGGTGCAACGGGGAGGGCACGTGCTTCTGCCTGCACGAGAAGGCCCGGTGGAGGCCGGGCTCGGAGCCCACCCGAGGGCGTGTCTGGGGTCCCGTAGTCTTGCCCGGGACGGGGGCCTCTTGCAGCTCACACCTGGCCGCGGACGACCTGGGTCCTTGGCACGGACGTGGCGGCAACATATCCACAGCCTCTGGCTGACTGGGATGGGTCCTGCACGCCCACCGGTCTCCTGGGATTTCCCCCGGAGACTGCACacttccactctctgctctgtggggaaggtgctgggggcTCTGCGCGTGCTTTCCACTGTTGCCGTGTGCCCCATGACCCCAGCAAGGCTTCCCCTGCAGGCCCCACGCCAGAAGGTTCCACCCAAATTTGGCGCTCCCACGCCTGCACGTTTGGCCTTTGGCCCTCAGCGCCCTCATGCTGTGCCCTTGCAGGCCTCCATGCCTCCACTCTCAGgcctcttcccttggccttggCGCCCGCCTTCCtcgcttcctcctgccccttgttCCGCCGCTCCcagtcctcctcttctttctcctcctgcttcccctccccaccctgccctgcgccCCCGCACCCAGacccccggccctggccccggccccagtccgttgccgcctcccctcctcctccccctgtcccaacctccttctcgccctgttccccctcctcggccccctcctgccctccagcagcagccagccccaagcagcagcagcagcaacagcagcagcagcagcaacagcagcagcagcagcagcagcagcagcagcagcagtagcagcagcagcaagtatACAGGTTTGGCCCAGAAGCCGGGGATGTCCTGGATGATGGCTTTTCTTCGATCCAAACGAGGCTCCCGCCTCCGTCGGATCCTGCGCTTGAGCCGCAAGTAGGCCCCGCTGGCTTGGGCGTTCACAGCGCTCTGCTCTAACTGAAGGGCCCCCAGCGCCTCCAGCGGGCTCAGAGAGGTCGGGGGTCCGCTCCCTGGCTCTGCGCGCCCCTGCTTCCGGGGCTTCTCTTCCCGCTCCTTGgcctgcacctcctcctcctcctcctcctcccgcggctcctgctcctcctgctcctcctccgccaccacctcctccatgtCGTCCGCCAGCAGCGCCAACGCCTCCCCCATGCCCACAACCTCCGCCTCTGTCGATgcagctgctgccgctgccgccgccgctcaCTCCCGCACGGCCTCCACCCtcaggctgctggcctcctcGCACCTGCCACCCGCTAGtgcctgctctgttcccagccctgccatgGCAGCGGGAGGCCCGCGGGCCCCTGCCTCCTGAAGGCCCCCTCCCACAGCTAAGGCCACCCAGGATTCCTGGGGAGCCCCGCCTTCCCCGGGCCCCCGCCTCactggccctgtggccctggccctgagctgcgaGCCGCAGCTGCCAATGCCGAGGAACAAGGAGCGGGAGGTGGAGGCGTAGCACGTGGCCGGAGGAGCCGGCCGAGCGGCCGAGGTCCCCGCGCGCAGGCGCTGCCGCTGGCGCTGGCGCTGGCGCTCCGCGCTTGGGTCTTCCAGGGCTCGCTGCCGCCCGGACCCGGCGGCCTGCTGTGCGGCCCCCTGGCAGCTGGGGCGCATGGGCATGGCCTCGTACCCCATCCCCGCCACGCCCCACGAGGCCCGTGGGAATTTGCAGCTTGGCTGGAAGGAGGCCCGAGTCGAGTCGGGCCCAGGCCGCTCGCCCCACCTCCCGACCAATCGGGGAGCGGCCAGTGGGCGTCACCCTGcaaggccccgccccccggccggGAACCCGGCCGGCCGCCTGGCCTCCGCAGCCCCAGctttcagcccagctccctgcccagcttccagggggcacctgggccgcgcgctgcctccagggaggcctccggccttgcatctctctggcactgcccGGCGGCCCGCTGACACCTCTTCGGtttctgtcacctcccaccacgtgccccccacctccccaccccacccccaaccccacccccgacCACCTGTCACTCCGGTTTCACGCGGCCCCTTCACCCCCTGGGAAATCTGCTAAgctccagagggaaagacagccCGGG
Proteins encoded in this region:
- the LOC135320363 gene encoding uncharacterized protein LOC135320363, which encodes MGEALALLADDMEEVVAEEEQEEQEPREEEEEEEVQAKEREEKPRKQGRAEPGSGPPTSLSPLEALGALQLEQSAVNAQASGAYLRLKRRIRRRREPRLDRRKAIIQDIPGFWAKPVYLLLLLLLLLLLLLLLLLLLLLLLSSAARCELQEAPVPGKTTGPQTRPRVGSEPGLHRAFSCRQKHVPSPLHPLSALISDRDEGVRSYMIQLEAQELGRPEYRCRLMFFFRSKPYLCNQVILKEYHLSFAGYRAYSSTPVQWFWDYERGAPSRRQDTVSLHFLNWLSGHKCPGSNGIAEVGVPRGLVGNGDVGGGQLLGEGVWALSRPARSLCQIIGEDLWPNPLRCYPREQGAGRGN